Within Quercus lobata isolate SW786 chromosome 5, ValleyOak3.0 Primary Assembly, whole genome shotgun sequence, the genomic segment acacattttagaaatatatggttttaaagaaaaaaatttaagctaaTACTCtatataatttgaatctcttctaaaaaaaaaaaagtataattatgattgtttttaattgtacccgtgtatatatatatatatatatatatagggctACACATTAGTATTATTAATATTCATAAACCCAGGTAATGCGACTAGTAATATTGGTTTGCCCTTGTTTCTGTTCCATTTGGTTTACTAATTAACAAGGCAAAAACGAGAACAAGAAAAACTCTAATTTATACAGAAAAATATTGATTGGGGGTAAGGGGgttcatataatttttaatcaCTAGGAGAACGATTATCTATATGAACCCCCTTACCCGCAATCAATAGCTTGGGATTGCTGTTTTGTTCCTTTAGTACTTACTATTTCTTTTCACTGCTATTGGAAATATGATTTTGATCCATGCTTCGGTACCATGACTGACTTTTTACTTTGTATTCTCCTTTCAGGTAAACAAGATCTGGGGTGGTATGATGGAGATTGGGAGAAATGTTTAGATCAAATGTATCGAAGCGAGCAATAGAAAGTAAATGCGCGTGACTGTGTAGATAATTATGTGAAAATAGCGGGAACAAAAATTAGTCCTCCCAATCTAGGGTCAATGCCACTACTTTTTCTCCACCACACTTAATTCCACATCAAAGTCGTGACAACAAAATTTATCCCTATAATTAATCAATTGACAATAATGCAAAACTTGGTAGAATTTGTCAAATAAATGGCCCAAATTAGTTTAACTTGATGTGAACCTGTTCTTGTGGGATGCAATGCTATTTGTAGTAAACAAACAGTGCTACTGTGTCAAACTTGGGAATGCAGGGGGTGCGACGTTGCCTCTATATAAGTTAGTTAAGTTAGAGGAGAGATCACAAAGCAATTTAGTAATAGTCTTTGggattcattttcatttttccaacaCATATTCTAATTCCATCGACCATGGGAAGTTCCTCAGTACTCCCACCTGAAACAAGaaggtataaaaaaatttggctaTCTTACCTCTATTACGTTTAATTTGTTAAAGAACAATATTCTATGAAAAGAGTCCTTTATCtctgactaaattttttttgtatgagTTTTGTTAGgtataatacaaattttactacataatcTTTATAAACTAATGTGCTGCATCCAAATTGCTGACTAATAAAATTGAGGGATAATATCATGTAAAAATATGACAGGCTAGAAGGAAAAGTGGCACTAATTACTGGTGGGGCTAGTGGCATTGGTGCATCCACTGCAAGACTATTCTTCAAAAATGGAGCTAAAGTTGTAATTGCAGACTTGCAAGATGAAATGGGTCAGTCTTTGTGCAAAGAACTAAATCCTGAATGCACAACCTTCGTACATTGTGATGTCACCAAGGAAACTGATGTGGAAAATGCTGTTAATTGTGCTGTTTCCACGTACGGTAAATTAGACATTATGTACAACAATGCTGGTATaattggggtaaaaaaaacCAGCATTCTTGACAACACCCAAGATGATTTTGAGCAAGTGATTAAGGTCAACATGTTAGGTCCTTTCCTTGGTACCAAACATGCAGCCCGTGTGATGATCCCGGCTCGCAAAGGCTGTATAATCAATACTGCTAGCATATGCTCAGTCATAGGAGGGGCTTTATCGCATGGCTACACAAGTGCAAAACATGGTGTGTATGGATTAGTAAAAAATACAGCAGTGGAGCTTGGAAAATATGGCATTCGTGTGAATTGTGTGTCACCCTATGTGGTTCCTACACCTGCGGCATGGGATATCTTCGAACCAGATGCAAATGGAGTTCCTCCTACTATTTATTCCAACCTCAAGGGTAAGAATGTCGTGCCAGAGGATATTGCTGATGCTGCACTGTTTCTTGCAAGTGATGACTCAAAATATGTGAGTGGACATAATCTTCTCGTAGACGGAGGCTATACCGCTTTGAATGCAGGCTTTTGTATGTATCCACAATGAAGAATAAAATGGGAAGTCTAAATGcacttaaaattaatgtttGTGAGGCTATGTGAAATTTTCCATGAATTATTTGGTGCTTGTAGAAAGACTTTAAATAAAACTAGCCTCTTTACATGCGCTATATAGGTGTTTAGAGacccttcctttttttctttttctttcatatgtatttctctatttttattttttcagtcTATGATTCTAAAGGTGTTACCTACTTGTTTATGTGAAGATGTCTATGACGTAACCGAGAAAATCGAATTCCCATCGCCTTTGGCAATGAAAATATAGCAAAGTGAGATGACTTCCCAATGAAGGTTGAATTTGCAAATGACATTATGACTTCTGACTGGGGAATTCATTTTCAACTCCTATCATTGTGGTTTGGCAAGACAATTTTTGTGAAGTTATAGCACTGTGCATTGCAAAACAACAAATTGCAAATAAGAGTATCATTGCATTAACtatgaataaaaaatgatgGTTAGATTCCCAGAAAGTTGCTAAATACATAATTGTGGATTCTTCTAGAAAGTATTTAGGGAATTTTAACTTAATTCTGAGTAGAGGTATGATATggtgtaataaataaaaatttataggCCTATAACATTAAATCAATAGATAGAATTCAATAGGAGTGGAGTCGTTGCTTTTAATGTAATCAATCTAAATTGAAAATGAATATTTCAACCTAGTGATTGATTGTgttttatataaatacataaatatcaTGAGAAAACAAGTCAGGCTTATTTCGTACAAAAATATTATACCTTCAAGTTAAGTTTTTTTGCGCAAAATAAGAGGTGGAAttattaatgcaaaaaacaagCTTGGTACAAGTTCTTGTGCGGAAAAAAATCTTGGGGATAGCTTTCGTGTTAAAACAAGTCAGacttattttatataagataaattgcaaattacacatATAAAGTTTGGggttatttggattttatatcttGAAGTTTCAAAATCTGGAATTTACCCTCTGAAGTTtggaaatgtttgaattttacactttgacattttaaaatttggaatttaccacctaaagtttgggggtgtttagattttacactcccaaattttgaaactttagggtgtaaaatccaaacattctcaaactttagagagtaaaattcaaacacccctaaaatttaggggttataaaattcaaattctgaaatattagggtgtaaaatccaaatatcccAAATTTAGATGGgcaatttgcaatttacccttttATGTATATTGCAATATATATGTTAATCTCATTTTATAAGTGGAAGACTGAAGAATAAACTCAATAAAGAAGActatttcttaatattttgctCAAACAAAGTGATTATTTGAGGAAAATTATAGGCGAGGAGAAGCAACCATTTTGTATTAGTTTTTATCAGATTTTTCAAATAGTTCGCTGAAATGAAAAGCAATTTGCTCGAGTGAAATGCAATCCACTCAAGCGAGATCATTGTCAAACTTCAAAAATACATAAAGGCTAGTAatcaatgtgtgtgtgtgtgtatatatatatataagtagagacTTTATGTGGAAATGCATGAGGTTCCACTATGTGGCGctctaatttttcatttagcatttttttttttttttttttatctcttttcattaagtttttttactattatccaAAAGTTCACATTAACTTACTTTTACTGTTATCTTATTAATCTCTCATTAATTGCCTAAGTTTACACCAtacatttctctcttctttatgTCTTTTAGCATAACCAccattttagtattaaaaatcaaagcaaaaaaataatatttaaggactaatagtaataattaaCCAAATAAGGCTCTAAGGAGAGATAGGgagatataaaaatattgtggattgTTAAATGAAATACATTATTTcactattaccaaaataaaagacctGAGATTAAGGCTTTagggagagatagagagacacaaaaatattgtggattgttaaataaaacaCACTGTTTcactattaccaaaataaaaaggacTAAGATTGATAGAACATTTTAAGAAAGAGGAAGGAGAATTTGAGGGGTTGCCACCTTAGTCATACTGGCCTCCCACCACCATCAAGCCGGCAAAATCCCTacgggtaatttttttttctttttttctttttaaattaaaggcttaaatatgatttaggttggATAATTTGGTTGAATAGTTTTTGTTATGGGTATGTAAGGAGAGAGAATATTTAGTGTGCAATGTAAAGTCATATTCTACCATcgttttaaatcatctataagacacATGCATACATACTTGCTTACACCATATCTTAATATTGCACTATCGATAAATGGAAGATGGTGAGAGAATTAGGATACTTTCATTTCATGGTATGCAATCTatgaacacaacacaaattagttgattttcatgATCCTGctactcttttgcatttatttttggcttcatgaattttctaaaaaaaattaatattacctTCAGAATGCTACAAATGTGCAGTGAAGttactaaactaatttttaatatctcaaaaaatatatatatatatatatttttttttactctaatttagtttattttttcttgataataTACATACAATATTCTTCAAAACcatcttacataaaatatcacGACACTATCAGTGTATTGCACGGGTAATTTACTAGTTGTTTTAAAAGTCCCTTGATAAAATTTATCCATTTTTGTAACTTCAAATCAAGTGCCAAATGATCATTTTATTTAGAGTCTTGGTACAAGCATCAACAATAcaccaaaaatttcacaaagtCTCAAACATTCATTCCTCTTGGGCTCATCAtagtacaaaaacaaaagagcctATGAAAATTTTGGTGAAATCTTCAATGTATTTATACCCTCCATTTCATTACTCACTAACGCAAGGCATATTCTACACCATTACATTCCCTATTGACCTATTTGAAAGATATCATGCCAGTTTCATCTATTGCAATTAAAAACAATGGTAGGGTTTGTGTTTATCAATGATGGTAGAGAATGAAATTCTTCAATAT encodes:
- the LOC115992987 gene encoding momilactone A synthase-like → MGSSSVLPPETRRLEGKVALITGGASGIGASTARLFFKNGAKVVIADLQDEMGQSLCKELNPECTTFVHCDVTKETDVENAVNCAVSTYGKLDIMYNNAGIIGVKKTSILDNTQDDFEQVIKVNMLGPFLGTKHAARVMIPARKGCIINTASICSVIGGALSHGYTSAKHGVYGLVKNTAVELGKYGIRVNCVSPYVVPTPAAWDIFEPDANGVPPTIYSNLKGKNVVPEDIADAALFLASDDSKYVSGHNLLVDGGYTALNAGFCMYPQ